CCCAGCCGCCAGATGCAGCACTCGCCACAGAACTGGTTACCGGACCCGTGCTTATTGATAACACCCCGCCCCGGATTACCGGGCTTATGGCTAGTGCCGGCAGGCTCTCTTTCAGCGTGAGTGACGAGATGTCGCCTATAGCCGCCTGCCGTTTCTCGGTCAACGCTGGTCCGTGGCAGCCGCTTGGACCAACTGATTACATTTTTGACTCCCGCGAAGAAAGTTTCGTTACCGCGCTGAGGCTACCGACCGGTGAAAGTTCGGTTGCGGTATGGGCAGCAGACGCTCAAGGCAACACGACAACCACAAGTACGATGGTGCGTCCCTGAGTCCTGCGATTTCTGTCCTGGCCGGGTGAAAGATTGACTACCGAGATACCGCATCACCGGCCTGCCTATCGCTTACTTGATCACACCTCGGACATCAAGGTCGAAATCTACGGCCATGACCTATCCGAGCTGTTTACTAATGCCGCGTTCTGTTTGTTCGACCTGATGCTCGACGTCGGCAAGGTGGAACCAAACCGGGAAAGAGAGGTCAAACTGGAGAGCCCGAACCTTGAGGAACTCTTTCTGGACTGGCTTCGGGAACTCCTTTTTCTGTTCTCGACCGAATCTTTTGCCGTCCGCCTAGCCGAAGTCCGGGTTCGGTACCAGGGTACCGAGTCCCGAGTTCCGAGTCCAGGGTCTATAGCTTCTGGTGGTTGGACACTTGCTGCTGTCCTTCATGGTGAGTCCTACGACCCTGACCGACACGGGTTCAAGGTTGAGGTGAAGACTCCGACCTACCACGAATACAAGCTCGAGGGGCCTGTCTCTGTGTCTGGTATTGGAAACCGTTCCAAGCCGTCTGCTGTCAGCAAAGAATGTTTCCGGGTAACCTTGGTGCTGGACGTCTGACTGCTACTTGTGCCTGTCGGGTAGACCAGGAAAGGAATGCGCTGGCTAGCGGGAACGGGGATTTCTCTATATGAGATGTGCGGGCAAGTCAGAGTGTGACATTTCACTATCCACGGGATGGTCTGGTACGCCGCCTGCCCTGCTGTTCGGTCTGCTGCCTGGCTCTTTGACTGCCCTGTTCTTTGTCCGGCGGCCTGGCTCACACTCTTGCTAGCCGCCTCCATCAGTGTCTGACCCGCTATCTGTTATGCCGTGTGTCTCGCCGCTTAGCTCGTGGTCTGACCCACCGCGTAGCCCACAGCCTGTCCATGGGCTTACCTCGCAGCCTGGTCTGCTGCCGGGGTCGCGGTTTGCCCCACCGCTTGGCTTGCAGCTTGGCCGGGTGCCTTCCCTGCGGCCTGACCCGCCGCTTGCCCCGTGGTCATGCTTGCTGTCTGGCTCGCGGAGATACTATCGAGATACGGTCGGCGGCGCAGGCCGGCATGTATTGTAGCGAGGCTTAGTACGGTGTTGATGGTTGGTGCTGCGTTCGGTATCGGACTTGACGTTATTGCAAATCGTGCTGTCCCCGCCCGGCCCCTCGGTCTTGTTTGGGAACCCACTGCTGCCGGCGCTGGCGGCAGTGGGCTTGTTCTTTGGCGAGCGCGGCCGACTGGTACCGGCAATGGCCGGAGGTTTGGTCAGGGTCTGCGTTTGGCGGTGAATGGCGTTTGGTGGCAATGCGTTGAACGTATAGCTGTCGCAGGGTTTCTTGGTTGCACCGGTCACTATTTCATGTCGGCCGGTGTGGTCATCGCTTACGAGCTTAGCCGGCCAAAATTGAGTGATGTTAGTTACTACGATGGGCGGTTTCTGACACCAGACGTGTCCTTGGAATCGAGTCGCGAATCGCACGGTTCTCGTTGGGTAGGACTGCGCTTGCTTTCGTGATTCTGAAACTCTAGCGGTCTGTAAGACGCCGGTCGCGGCTGGCGCCGACTAGTGCCTTTTCCAGACCGGTGAGATGGAGCGGAGACGTTCGACAACCCGGGCGAATGCCTCAACGGCATAGTCTATCTCATCCTCGGTCGTGTCGCGACCCAGGGAGAATCTGACCGGCGCATTCTTGAACATGTCTGGAACCCCGATCGCCTCGATTGTCGGTGAGGGGCCGGCCTCACCAGCGGAACAAGCTGAGCCGGACGCGACCGCAACACCTTCAAGGTCAAGGCTAAGTATCAGAGCTTCGCCCTCCACGTACCCAACAGTAGCGAGACAGACGTTCGGCACCCGTTTTTCCGGGTGGCCTTCGATTCTGACCTCAGGCACACGTTCTAGAATTGAGCGTTCGAGTCGGTCTCGTAGCCGCTGCATTCTTGCAGCGTCGCTTTGCCACTCCTGTCCCAGTAATTCA
This portion of the candidate division WOR-3 bacterium genome encodes:
- a CDS encoding archease; protein product: MTTEIPHHRPAYRLLDHTSDIKVEIYGHDLSELFTNAAFCLFDLMLDVGKVEPNREREVKLESPNLEELFLDWLRELLFLFSTESFAVRLAEVRVRYQGTESRVPSPGSIASGGWTLAAVLHGESYDPDRHGFKVEVKTPTYHEYKLEGPVSVSGIGNRSKPSAVSKECFRVTLVLDV